The Anderseniella sp. Alg231-50 genome has a segment encoding these proteins:
- a CDS encoding molybdopterin cofactor-binding domain-containing protein, whose product MSDTGIGARMLRKEDHRFITGKGRYTDDINLPGQAVGYFLRSPHAHAEIKKIDIKKAEKAPGVLCVLTGDDAAADNIGGVICGWMIHSKDGSPMKAGPHPVLAQGKVRHVGDQVAVVVAHTMAQAKAAAEMINVTYKVLDANVDPVASQKRGAPQVHDVASKNTVFEWELGDKAATEAAFSSAAHITSLDLVNNRLAPNAMEPRAAIGSYDAGEDHYTLYTTSQNPHVARLVISAFVGLAPEHKLRVIAPDVGGGFGSKIFIYAEEVVCLWASKRAGGVPVKWVADRSEAFLTDANGRDHVTKAELATDKDGRITGLRAKTIANMGAYLSTFASSVPTYLYATLLSGQYNIPSIYAEVDAVYTNTSPVDAYRGAGRPEATYVVERLMETAARELGMDPAEFRAKNFVNSFPHQTPVIMCYDAGDYSASQQKAMEMIDYAGFEKRKAASARKGKLRGIGFSNYIEACGIAPSAAVGSLGAGVGLWESAEVRVNPVGTVEILTGSHSHGQGHETTFAQLVSDRLGIPADQVAIVHGDTDKVQFGMGTYGSRSGAVGMTAISKALDKIEAKAKKVAAHVMEASESDVEFKDGSFSVKGTDKAMAFGEVALSAYVAHKFPTSEIEPGLKEGAFHDPTNFTFPAGCHICELEVDADTGVTEIVDWVAVDDFGNVINPMIVEGQVHGGIAQGVGQALTEAVVYDDGGQLLTGSYMDYCMPRADNLPSFKLGFTKTECPSNPLGIKGCGEAGAIAAPAAVMNALTSALGVKDVAMPATPQNVWNAMAHLREAAE is encoded by the coding sequence GCCGGTACACCGACGACATCAACCTGCCGGGCCAGGCAGTCGGGTATTTTCTGCGCTCTCCGCATGCACATGCGGAGATCAAGAAAATCGACATCAAGAAAGCGGAGAAGGCACCCGGCGTTTTGTGCGTGCTGACCGGTGATGATGCCGCGGCTGACAATATCGGTGGCGTGATCTGCGGCTGGATGATCCATTCCAAGGACGGCTCGCCGATGAAGGCAGGGCCACATCCGGTACTGGCACAGGGCAAGGTACGCCATGTCGGTGACCAGGTGGCGGTCGTGGTGGCCCACACAATGGCGCAGGCGAAAGCCGCTGCCGAAATGATCAACGTGACCTACAAGGTGCTGGACGCCAATGTCGATCCGGTGGCATCGCAAAAACGCGGCGCACCGCAGGTACATGATGTGGCGTCCAAGAACACCGTGTTTGAGTGGGAGCTTGGCGACAAGGCCGCAACCGAGGCGGCCTTCAGCAGTGCCGCACACATCACCAGTCTTGATCTTGTCAACAACCGGCTGGCGCCGAACGCCATGGAGCCACGCGCTGCAATCGGATCATATGATGCGGGCGAAGATCACTACACGCTTTACACAACCAGCCAGAACCCGCACGTGGCCCGGCTGGTCATCTCGGCGTTTGTCGGACTGGCGCCGGAACACAAACTGCGCGTGATCGCGCCGGACGTGGGTGGCGGTTTCGGCTCCAAGATCTTCATTTATGCCGAAGAAGTCGTATGCCTGTGGGCGTCAAAGCGGGCCGGCGGGGTGCCGGTCAAGTGGGTTGCTGATCGTTCGGAAGCTTTCCTGACCGATGCCAATGGCCGCGATCACGTGACCAAGGCGGAACTGGCAACCGACAAGGACGGCAGGATCACCGGGCTGCGCGCCAAGACGATTGCAAACATGGGTGCATACCTGTCGACGTTTGCGTCGTCGGTCCCGACCTATCTTTATGCAACGCTCCTGTCGGGCCAGTACAACATCCCCAGCATCTATGCCGAAGTCGATGCGGTTTACACCAACACTTCGCCGGTGGATGCCTATCGTGGCGCCGGCAGGCCGGAAGCCACTTATGTGGTGGAGCGGCTGATGGAAACGGCGGCTCGCGAACTGGGCATGGACCCGGCCGAGTTCAGGGCGAAAAATTTCGTCAACTCGTTCCCGCATCAGACCCCGGTCATCATGTGTTATGACGCCGGCGACTACAGCGCATCGCAGCAAAAGGCGATGGAGATGATCGACTATGCCGGCTTTGAGAAACGCAAGGCCGCCTCGGCTCGCAAGGGCAAGCTGCGCGGCATCGGGTTTTCCAACTATATCGAGGCTTGCGGTATCGCACCGTCTGCGGCCGTCGGTTCACTGGGAGCCGGTGTGGGATTGTGGGAGTCGGCTGAAGTTCGCGTGAACCCGGTCGGCACGGTTGAAATCCTCACCGGGTCACACAGTCACGGCCAGGGTCATGAAACAACCTTTGCACAGCTGGTATCGGACCGGCTGGGTATTCCAGCCGACCAGGTGGCCATTGTGCACGGCGACACCGACAAGGTTCAGTTCGGAATGGGCACCTATGGATCGCGTTCAGGCGCGGTCGGCATGACCGCCATTTCCAAGGCACTCGACAAGATCGAGGCCAAGGCGAAGAAAGTGGCGGCCCATGTGATGGAAGCGTCCGAAAGCGATGTGGAGTTCAAGGACGGCAGCTTCTCGGTCAAAGGCACCGACAAGGCGATGGCGTTCGGCGAAGTGGCGCTGTCTGCGTATGTGGCCCACAAGTTCCCGACGTCTGAAATCGAGCCGGGCCTCAAGGAGGGGGCTTTCCACGACCCGACCAACTTCACCTTCCCGGCAGGCTGTCATATCTGTGAGCTGGAAGTCGATGCGGATACCGGTGTGACGGAAATCGTCGACTGGGTGGCCGTGGACGACTTTGGCAATGTCATCAATCCGATGATTGTTGAAGGCCAGGTCCATGGCGGTATTGCGCAAGGTGTCGGCCAGGCATTGACCGAAGCGGTTGTCTATGATGACGGCGGTCAGCTTCTGACCGGTTCGTACATGGACTACTGCATGCCGCGTGCCGACAACCTGCCGTCGTTCAAGCTGGGCTTTACCAAGACCGAATGCCCGTCAAACCCGCTGGGTATCAAGGGCTGTGGCGAGGCCGGGGCGATTGCTGCACCTGCTGCGGTCATGAATGCCCTGACCAGCGCACTGGGCGTCAAGGACGTGGCAATGCCGGCAACACCGCAAAATGTCTGGAACGCCATGGCGCACCTGCGCGAAGCGGCTGAATAA